A single window of Acetohalobium arabaticum DSM 5501 DNA harbors:
- a CDS encoding DUF3866 family protein, translating to MLAIKRGKIAKIIKQRPGLTEVEVELKTGEKRRAINYDDLTGEVSLGDEVILNTTAVELDLGTGGYDFIIYIEGNEPRDLDGLGHIMKLRYSPFQLKTLSVEEEASSWQQEIKNFTSLEGNPVIIGSLHSMLAPTVIVLNRLSNFSLQIAYIMTDAAALPLKLSNTVAELQQKELLDTTITIGHAFGGDLEAVNIYSGLAAAKEVAEADVIIVAMGPGVVGTGTKYGFSGIEQGEIINAVSNLGGIPLAIPRISFSDERKRHYGFSHHTLTVLEEIALREAVVGVPKLSAANKQKRLNSQLIESNLNYKHDIRYRDGSDVLELISNSDIGVNTMGRDETEDPEFFMTAGITGVLALEELGVSL from the coding sequence TTGCTAGCAATTAAAAGAGGAAAGATTGCTAAAATCATCAAGCAACGACCAGGTTTGACTGAAGTAGAAGTAGAATTAAAGACTGGAGAGAAAAGACGGGCAATCAATTATGATGATCTGACGGGAGAGGTTAGCCTAGGAGATGAAGTGATTTTAAATACGACTGCTGTTGAATTAGATTTAGGCACCGGCGGTTATGATTTTATTATCTATATTGAGGGTAATGAACCCAGGGATCTAGATGGTTTAGGCCATATCATGAAGCTTAGGTATTCTCCCTTTCAACTTAAGACTCTTAGTGTAGAAGAAGAAGCAAGTTCCTGGCAGCAAGAGATTAAGAACTTTACTTCTCTCGAGGGAAATCCTGTAATTATCGGTTCACTGCATAGTATGTTGGCTCCGACTGTTATAGTGTTGAATAGACTAAGTAATTTTTCTTTACAAATAGCTTACATTATGACTGATGCTGCTGCTTTACCGCTGAAATTAAGTAATACAGTAGCTGAACTGCAGCAGAAAGAACTTTTAGATACTACAATTACCATTGGTCATGCTTTTGGTGGAGACCTGGAAGCGGTTAATATTTATTCAGGTCTGGCAGCAGCTAAAGAAGTAGCTGAAGCTGATGTCATCATTGTAGCTATGGGTCCTGGAGTAGTAGGGACCGGGACTAAATATGGTTTTAGCGGTATAGAGCAGGGAGAGATTATCAATGCAGTTTCTAATTTAGGTGGTATTCCATTGGCTATTCCCCGAATTAGCTTTAGTGATGAAAGAAAGCGGCATTACGGCTTCAGCCATCATACATTGACTGTTCTAGAGGAGATTGCTTTAAGAGAAGCAGTAGTTGGAGTCCCTAAATTATCAGCAGCTAATAAGCAGAAAAGATTAAACAGTCAGTTAATAGAGTCCAATCTTAATTATAAACATGATATTAGATATAGGGATGGGAGTGATGTTTTAGAATTAATAAGCAACTCAGATATTGGAGTTAATACTATGGGGCGTGATGAAACAGAGGATCCGGAATTCTTTATGACAGCCGGTATAACTGGAGTTTTGGCTTTGGAAGAATTAGGGGTTAGTCTTTAA
- a CDS encoding M20/M25/M40 family metallo-hydrolase: MLDRTEIIDKFMELVQIDSESRFERQMANRMKSELSDLGLEVWEDDTGARIGSYTGNIIGKLEGTNPELPTICLIAHLDTVVPGQNIKPIIKNGVIFSQGQTILGADDKAGITIILATLEQLIENDYEYGDIEVVFTVCEEAGLLGAKNLDFNRLEADMGIVYDSDGEIGTIITEGPAQEKIRVVVRGRSAHAGKNPQKGINAIKVASIALSNMKLGEIDEETTANIGVIKGGKATNIVPDRVELKGEARSRDEEKLDIQMEHMINIFKRSAEKVGAEVNIENNRLFSAFYLNSNLPVVQAAVSGAKRLGIEPKLVATGGGSDTNIFNNRGIPAINMGIGVKDNHTPKENIRADDLIQTVEYNLAIMEDLKKNYA, from the coding sequence ATGCTTGACCGGACCGAGATTATTGATAAATTTATGGAGTTAGTCCAGATAGATAGTGAGTCCAGATTTGAGCGGCAGATGGCCAATCGAATGAAATCTGAGTTATCAGACTTAGGTCTAGAGGTGTGGGAGGATGATACCGGGGCCCGAATTGGAAGCTATACCGGTAATATAATTGGGAAATTGGAGGGAACAAATCCTGAACTGCCTACTATATGCTTAATAGCCCATTTGGATACTGTAGTGCCCGGCCAGAATATTAAGCCGATTATTAAAAATGGGGTTATCTTCAGTCAGGGACAGACTATTTTAGGTGCTGATGATAAGGCAGGAATTACAATTATTTTGGCTACTTTGGAGCAGTTAATTGAAAATGACTACGAATATGGGGATATAGAGGTAGTATTTACTGTCTGTGAGGAAGCAGGATTACTAGGAGCTAAGAATTTAGACTTTAATAGATTGGAAGCCGATATGGGAATTGTTTATGATTCTGATGGAGAGATAGGTACTATAATTACTGAAGGTCCGGCTCAAGAGAAGATTAGGGTAGTTGTTAGAGGAAGATCTGCTCATGCTGGGAAGAATCCACAAAAAGGGATCAATGCTATCAAGGTGGCTAGTATTGCTCTATCAAATATGAAATTAGGAGAGATTGATGAAGAGACTACGGCCAATATCGGAGTTATTAAAGGCGGAAAGGCTACTAATATTGTTCCGGATAGAGTAGAGCTTAAAGGAGAAGCCAGAAGTAGAGATGAGGAGAAGCTGGATATTCAGATGGAACATATGATCAATATCTTTAAAAGATCAGCAGAGAAGGTTGGAGCTGAAGTAAATATTGAGAATAATAGATTATTTTCAGCTTTCTACCTAAATAGTAATCTTCCAGTTGTTCAGGCAGCCGTCAGTGGTGCTAAACGTTTAGGAATTGAACCGAAGTTAGTTGCTACTGGAGGCGGGAGTGATACTAACATTTTTAATAATCGAGGAATTCCTGCTATTAACATGGGGATTGGAGTTAAGGATAATCATACTCCTAAAGAGAACATCAGAGCAGATGATTTAATTCAGACTGTAGAATATAATTTGGCTATTATGGAAGATTTGAAGAAGAATTATGCATAA
- a CDS encoding alanine racemase has translation MSYPRLEVDLDKVTANAERIVNLADSEDIEIIGVTKSVCADIKIAEAMLAGGVDGLADSRIKNLKYMQENLVSPDIPLMLLRIPMISEVDRVVEYADISLNSELEVIKALDQVAKEMNQKHRIILMVDVGDRREGVMPEDVIDIAAEILDLENIELTGLGTNLACFGGVLPSENNMQLLIDLKNEINNKFGVNIQQISGGNSSSLPRLRNKGLPDEITQLRVGETILLGSNVIDRSPFPDTYQETFLLAAEVIEVKKKPVQPEGRRGQNAFGERRKITKTGVRRRAILGIGRQDIKMKGLTPLAEDIEIEEASSDHLIIDVTDYEAGIEVGDILKFKLNYGALLNAATSQYVDISYISSN, from the coding sequence ATGAGTTATCCAAGACTGGAAGTAGATTTAGATAAAGTAACAGCCAATGCAGAAAGAATAGTAAATCTAGCTGACAGTGAAGATATAGAGATTATAGGGGTTACTAAATCAGTCTGTGCTGACATAAAGATTGCTGAGGCTATGTTAGCCGGAGGAGTCGATGGGTTAGCTGATTCCAGAATTAAAAATTTGAAGTATATGCAGGAGAACTTAGTCTCGCCTGATATTCCTTTAATGCTGCTTAGAATACCGATGATAAGTGAGGTTGATAGAGTAGTAGAGTATGCAGATATCAGCCTTAATTCAGAGCTGGAAGTAATTAAAGCTTTGGACCAGGTAGCTAAAGAAATGAATCAGAAGCATCGGATTATCTTGATGGTAGATGTAGGCGACCGCAGAGAAGGAGTTATGCCTGAAGATGTAATTGATATAGCCGCAGAGATATTGGATCTGGAGAATATTGAACTAACTGGATTAGGTACTAATTTAGCCTGTTTTGGCGGGGTTTTACCTTCAGAAAATAATATGCAGTTATTGATCGATTTAAAGAATGAGATTAATAATAAGTTTGGGGTGAATATCCAACAGATCTCAGGCGGTAATAGTAGTTCACTGCCTCGATTAAGAAATAAAGGCTTACCTGATGAAATTACTCAACTGCGGGTAGGAGAGACAATTCTACTCGGCAGCAATGTAATTGACCGCAGTCCGTTTCCTGATACTTATCAGGAAACTTTTCTCTTAGCAGCGGAAGTAATTGAAGTAAAGAAGAAGCCTGTGCAGCCAGAAGGAAGGCGGGGTCAGAATGCTTTTGGAGAAAGAAGGAAGATTACTAAAACCGGAGTTAGAAGAAGGGCTATCTTAGGTATTGGCCGTCAGGATATAAAGATGAAGGGATTAACTCCATTGGCTGAAGATATAGAGATAGAAGAGGCAAGTAGCGATCATTTAATAATCGATGTTACAGATTATGAAGCAGGAATAGAAGTAGGAGATATTCTGAAGTTTAAGCTTAATTATGGAGCATTATTGAATGCTGCTACTTCTCAGTATGTAGATATATCATATATATCATCTAATTAA
- a CDS encoding cobalamin B12-binding domain-containing protein → MSEELFEKAAEAVCDGNVDKAVELAETAVEENIDPLKMIEKGFTVGITEVGDLFDQGEVFLPQLMSCSEAMKAASDILKEAAVEQGKDQEENITVVIGSVAGDVHDIGKGIVKTLLEANGMDVYDLGTEVSVDDFISKAKEVDADVISTSSLLTTTMAENEKLINTLKEENLREQFDVLVGGAPVTEEWAEEIEADGYGETANQAVKVVYDLVG, encoded by the coding sequence GTGAGTGAAGAGTTGTTTGAAAAGGCTGCTGAAGCAGTTTGTGATGGCAATGTAGATAAAGCTGTTGAATTAGCTGAAACCGCTGTGGAAGAAAATATTGATCCTTTAAAAATGATTGAGAAAGGTTTTACAGTGGGAATTACTGAAGTAGGTGATTTATTTGATCAAGGAGAAGTATTTTTACCACAATTAATGTCTTGTTCTGAGGCTATGAAAGCAGCTTCTGATATTTTAAAGGAAGCTGCAGTTGAGCAAGGAAAAGACCAAGAAGAAAATATTACTGTTGTAATAGGATCAGTAGCAGGAGATGTTCATGATATAGGAAAAGGTATTGTTAAAACCTTATTAGAAGCTAACGGAATGGATGTTTATGATCTCGGTACCGAAGTTTCTGTAGATGATTTCATTTCTAAAGCAAAAGAGGTTGATGCTGATGTAATTAGTACTAGTTCTTTATTAACTACAACAATGGCAGAAAATGAAAAATTAATTAATACTTTGAAAGAAGAGAATTTACGGGAACAATTTGATGTACTGGTTGGTGGAGCTCCAGTTACAGAAGAATGGGCTGAAGAAATCGAAGCTGATGGTTATGGAGAAACAGCTAACCAAGCTGTTAAGGTTGTTTATGATTTAGTAGGATAA
- a CDS encoding MetS family NSS transporter small subunit: MSNSAVMMLLFAIVVLGGGLGICLNIAFKNQ; the protein is encoded by the coding sequence ATGTCCAACAGTGCAGTTATGATGTTGCTATTTGCTATAGTTGTGTTAGGTGGTGGATTAGGCATCTGTCTTAATATTGCATTTAAGAATCAATAA
- a CDS encoding sodium-dependent transporter has translation MSVESSDDGQWGSRIGFILAAIGSAVGLGNIWRFSYMAYDNGGGAFLIPYFFALLTAGIPILIMEFGFGHKMRGSAPFSFAKMGKKWEWLGWWQVLVSFVIATYYVVVISWSLNYVTFSFNRVWGENPEAYFFGDFLQITDGISQIGGINFSVLISLLIVWGVSYIILYNGIEEGIEKASKIFMPLLALFMIIITIRGVTLPGAMAGINKFLEPDFSALTDVKVWLAAYGQIFFTLSVGFAIMITYSSYLPEDSDIVNNAFITALSNSAFSFIVGIGVFGILGYMAAQTGEPISKVVTSGIGLAFVAFPKAINMLPAFRSLFGVIFFLALAIAGFSSCVSILEAVIAAVRDKFDIGRKAAVNYVCSVGAVISLLYTTGAGLYFLDIVDHFINQFGIALAGLVECIIIGWFYKVSIIREHANRLSDFAIGSWWDIMIRVITPICLGVAFVQNTMKELAAPYGGYPMNAILKYGWSVAAGVIVLGIIMSLRPWKGKKSDELISNREVM, from the coding sequence ATGTCAGTAGAAAGCAGTGATGATGGACAATGGGGTTCTAGAATAGGCTTTATTCTAGCAGCAATCGGTTCGGCAGTTGGTTTAGGTAATATCTGGCGATTCAGCTACATGGCTTACGATAATGGAGGGGGCGCCTTCTTAATTCCTTACTTCTTTGCGCTATTAACAGCAGGGATTCCTATTTTAATTATGGAATTCGGTTTCGGCCATAAAATGCGCGGTTCGGCACCGTTCTCCTTTGCTAAGATGGGGAAAAAGTGGGAATGGCTAGGTTGGTGGCAGGTTTTAGTTTCATTTGTGATTGCCACTTATTATGTAGTAGTTATTAGCTGGAGTTTGAATTATGTTACATTTTCTTTCAATAGAGTTTGGGGAGAGAATCCCGAAGCTTACTTTTTTGGCGACTTTTTACAGATAACTGATGGTATTTCTCAGATAGGCGGGATTAATTTTAGTGTTTTAATTAGTTTATTAATCGTTTGGGGAGTCAGTTATATCATTCTATATAATGGAATTGAAGAAGGAATTGAGAAGGCATCTAAAATCTTTATGCCTTTATTAGCTTTATTTATGATTATCATTACTATTCGGGGTGTTACACTTCCTGGGGCTATGGCTGGAATTAATAAATTTTTAGAGCCGGATTTCAGTGCTTTAACTGATGTTAAAGTCTGGTTGGCAGCCTATGGACAGATCTTCTTTACTTTAAGTGTTGGTTTTGCAATTATGATAACTTATTCAAGTTATTTGCCGGAAGATTCAGATATAGTAAATAATGCTTTTATTACTGCTTTATCCAATAGTGCGTTCAGTTTTATTGTTGGAATTGGAGTTTTTGGTATCTTAGGTTATATGGCTGCTCAGACTGGAGAGCCGATTTCTAAAGTAGTAACCAGTGGTATCGGGTTGGCTTTTGTAGCATTTCCAAAGGCAATTAATATGTTGCCGGCCTTTAGATCTTTGTTTGGAGTAATCTTCTTTTTAGCCTTAGCTATTGCCGGTTTTTCTTCCTGTGTTTCTATTCTGGAAGCGGTAATAGCAGCTGTTAGGGATAAATTCGATATCGGCCGTAAGGCAGCTGTTAATTATGTCTGTTCAGTTGGTGCAGTAATTAGTTTACTTTATACTACTGGAGCAGGCCTCTACTTTTTAGATATTGTGGACCACTTTATTAATCAGTTTGGAATTGCTCTTGCTGGGTTAGTTGAATGTATAATTATCGGCTGGTTCTATAAGGTCAGTATTATCAGAGAGCATGCTAACAGATTATCCGATTTTGCTATCGGTTCCTGGTGGGATATTATGATTAGAGTAATAACACCGATCTGTTTAGGTGTTGCTTTTGTACAGAATACAATGAAAGAATTGGCTGCTCCCTATGGTGGTTATCCAATGAATGCTATACTTAAGTATGGCTGGTCAGTAGCAGCTGGAGTTATCGTATTAGGAATAATTATGAGTCTTCGACCCTGGAAAGGTAAAAAATCCGATGAGCTTATTTCTAATAGGGAGGTAATGTAG
- a CDS encoding glycosyltransferase family 2 protein produces the protein MFRLSEVTVLVPAYNEADKIKFTIRALDQVPKIDEIIAINDGSTDNTAEIVSNKTPAKLIDLETNQGKGAALNKGLEAAQGKIISLVDADLEETAVELEKLLEPVVHQQVDMSIADFPSPEKKGGFGLVTNLAQLGLKFFTGEEFGSPLSGQRVLTREVIDYLNGFKSGFGVEVGLTIEVINGGFEVAEIPVEMSHRETGRDWKGFRHRGRQFKDVLKVLLDQLRSGR, from the coding sequence GTGTTCAGATTGAGTGAAGTTACTGTCTTAGTTCCTGCTTATAATGAAGCCGATAAAATTAAATTTACTATTCGTGCTTTAGATCAGGTACCAAAGATAGATGAGATTATAGCCATTAATGACGGTTCAACTGATAATACAGCTGAGATTGTAAGTAATAAAACCCCGGCTAAATTAATAGATTTAGAGACCAATCAGGGTAAAGGTGCTGCTTTAAATAAAGGGTTAGAAGCTGCGCAGGGAAAAATAATTTCTTTAGTAGATGCTGACCTGGAAGAAACTGCTGTAGAATTGGAGAAGTTGTTAGAGCCAGTAGTACATCAGCAAGTTGATATGTCGATAGCTGATTTCCCTTCTCCAGAGAAGAAAGGAGGCTTTGGACTGGTGACCAATCTGGCCCAATTGGGGTTGAAGTTCTTTACAGGAGAGGAGTTTGGATCGCCTCTTTCCGGACAGCGGGTTTTGACAAGAGAAGTAATTGATTATTTAAACGGTTTTAAATCAGGTTTTGGGGTAGAGGTAGGATTAACAATTGAAGTTATTAACGGAGGTTTTGAAGTAGCAGAGATACCGGTAGAGATGAGCCACCGCGAAACCGGCAGGGACTGGAAGGGGTTTAGACATCGGGGTAGACAGTTTAAAGATGTATTGAAGGTGCTTCTAGATCAGTTAAGGAGTGGAAGGTAA
- a CDS encoding copper transporter — protein MVIDLRYQIVTTVIIFLTLGIGILIGSSMVGKQGIVTEQQKMINRLENDFDHLRRKNNRFQQKIISLQEKIEDNQQFQQELFPVVVDGIINDETVLVVHNKSNLGDKVDKLNSIFKLAGSKRITIKPIDSLPKKVTLDSYNYLIYLGSKEKFADKELQKEYNNNFKKIKYLSDDILGSKQKLMKYFLKLSGNLSQTGSVQIE, from the coding sequence GTGGTAATTGATCTCAGATATCAGATAGTAACTACAGTAATTATCTTTTTAACTTTAGGGATTGGAATCTTAATCGGAAGTTCTATGGTTGGCAAACAAGGAATAGTTACCGAACAGCAGAAGATGATTAATCGTTTGGAGAATGATTTTGACCATTTACGCCGCAAAAACAACCGCTTTCAACAGAAAATTATATCCCTGCAGGAGAAGATAGAGGATAATCAGCAGTTTCAACAAGAATTATTTCCTGTAGTGGTTGATGGCATCATCAATGATGAGACTGTTTTAGTAGTCCATAATAAATCTAATTTAGGTGATAAGGTTGATAAATTAAATAGTATTTTTAAGTTGGCCGGAAGTAAACGTATAACAATCAAACCGATAGATTCTTTACCTAAAAAAGTCACACTGGATTCATATAATTACTTAATCTATTTAGGTTCAAAAGAGAAATTTGCTGATAAGGAACTGCAAAAAGAGTATAATAATAATTTTAAAAAGATAAAGTATCTCTCTGATGATATACTGGGCTCTAAACAGAAATTGATGAAATATTTTCTGAAATTAAGCGGTAATTTATCTCAGACTGGGAGTGTTCAGATTGAGTGA
- the steA gene encoding putative cytokinetic ring protein SteA, with product MEINAEVKLGKKTKKLVKQLTGREIAVIDHTDIDQLAATSLIDTGIKAVVNASSSITGKYPNLGPEELLTNNIFIIDEVGTEIFQKLEDGDKIRIVDNEIFKAGSKIAEGRVLDRATLEEKLKISRENLEEELDKFVENTLEYAKEEKDLILDLHPPEIETQIEGEHVLIVVRGQDYKDDLEAITSYIREIEPVLIGVDGGADALLEFGFEPDIIIGDMDSISDYALQLGAELIVHAYPNGDAPGMERIHDLNLTAQKFPAPGTSEDIAMQLAYEKGSELITAVGTHSNMIDFLEKGRAGMSSTFLTRLKIGARLVDAKGVNKLYNNRLRPKHILQIIAAAMIPVIIILVVAPPMQQMMRLLLIKLRFSLGF from the coding sequence ATGGAAATAAATGCAGAAGTAAAATTAGGTAAAAAAACTAAAAAATTAGTTAAACAGTTAACCGGAAGAGAAATAGCAGTTATTGACCATACAGATATAGATCAGTTAGCAGCTACTTCTTTAATTGATACTGGGATTAAAGCAGTTGTTAATGCCAGCTCCTCAATTACTGGCAAGTATCCGAATTTAGGTCCGGAGGAATTACTTACTAATAATATATTTATTATAGATGAGGTGGGAACAGAAATCTTTCAAAAATTAGAAGACGGTGATAAAATTCGGATAGTTGATAATGAAATATTTAAAGCTGGGAGTAAGATTGCTGAGGGTAGGGTATTGGATAGAGCAACTCTCGAAGAAAAACTCAAAATAAGTAGAGAGAATCTAGAAGAAGAATTAGATAAGTTTGTTGAAAATACTTTAGAGTATGCTAAAGAGGAGAAAGATTTAATTTTGGATTTGCATCCACCTGAAATTGAGACTCAGATTGAAGGAGAGCATGTTTTAATTGTAGTTAGGGGTCAGGATTATAAGGATGACTTGGAGGCTATCACTTCTTATATCAGAGAGATTGAACCGGTCTTGATTGGTGTTGACGGTGGAGCAGATGCTTTGCTAGAGTTTGGGTTTGAACCTGATATTATTATCGGTGATATGGATAGTATCAGTGATTATGCCCTACAGCTAGGAGCAGAATTAATTGTCCATGCTTATCCTAATGGAGATGCTCCTGGAATGGAGCGGATACATGATTTAAACTTAACGGCTCAGAAGTTTCCAGCTCCTGGTACTAGTGAAGATATAGCTATGCAGCTGGCTTATGAGAAGGGGTCAGAGTTAATTACAGCGGTAGGAACCCATTCGAATATGATTGATTTTTTGGAGAAGGGTAGAGCAGGTATGTCCAGCACTTTTTTGACTAGATTAAAGATTGGGGCTAGATTAGTAGATGCTAAGGGGGTTAATAAACTCTATAATAACCGATTAAGGCCGAAACATATTCTGCAGATTATAGCAGCAGCAATGATTCCAGTAATAATTATTTTAGTTGTTGCTCCCCCCATGCAGCAGATGATGCGCTTATTGCTAATTAAGCTGCGGTTTAGCTTAGGTTTTTAA
- a CDS encoding redox-sensing transcriptional repressor Rex — MPKETKEVSESVIKRMSFYSQILEKLKTKDVEFISIQQLEEKFGLNVIRFRKDLACFGEFNMQELVMNQWEVDKLLSKLKKILGLNKKQKAILIGGGRIGTALTDFNQKEKNSEVKIKSVFDNDPEKIGTKIGELEIKPVSKVPQVVKEINPEIGIITVSNQTAQQVADLLIENGIKVLLNFASIHVEVPEEVYLQNIDLTLEMRKLMYYSNS, encoded by the coding sequence ATGCCAAAGGAAACCAAAGAAGTATCAGAATCTGTTATTAAACGGATGTCTTTTTACTCACAAATTTTAGAAAAATTAAAAACAAAAGATGTTGAGTTTATTTCAATTCAGCAGTTAGAAGAAAAGTTTGGACTTAATGTAATCCGATTTCGTAAGGATCTAGCCTGTTTTGGAGAATTCAACATGCAAGAGTTAGTTATGAATCAGTGGGAAGTAGATAAACTATTATCTAAACTAAAGAAAATTTTAGGATTAAATAAAAAACAAAAAGCAATTCTGATTGGAGGAGGACGTATAGGGACAGCACTGACTGATTTTAACCAAAAAGAAAAAAATTCTGAAGTTAAAATTAAATCTGTGTTTGATAATGATCCAGAAAAAATTGGTACAAAAATTGGAGAACTAGAAATTAAACCGGTTAGTAAAGTACCACAAGTAGTCAAAGAAATCAATCCTGAAATAGGTATTATTACAGTTTCTAACCAAACTGCACAACAAGTTGCAGATTTATTAATCGAAAATGGAATTAAAGTTTTACTTAACTTTGCTTCTATTCATGTGGAAGTCCCAGAAGAGGTATATCTCCAAAATATTGATTTAACTTTAGAAATGAGAAAATTAATGTACTATTCTAATTCATAA
- the spo0A gene encoding sporulation transcription factor Spo0A encodes MEKDNTKVLLVDDNKEFCQLVREFIEEQENMEVIGVGNNGLEALDLIEEKDPDVVILDIIMPHLDGIGVLEELKEDGKINDLKVIMLTAFGQEELTQKVVELGANYYILKPFDLEKLVDRIEQLMTPVGQQGGVTATANATTDKSQNLDVRITDIMHEIGVPAHIKGYLYLREAIGMVVEEVELLGAITKELYPLVARKFNTTPSRVERAIRHAIEVAWERGNTEAINKLFGHSVSTESGKPTNSQFIAKIADKLRLEIKAS; translated from the coding sequence ATGGAGAAGGATAATACTAAAGTATTGTTAGTAGATGATAATAAAGAGTTTTGCCAGCTAGTTAGAGAATTTATTGAAGAACAAGAAAATATGGAAGTAATTGGTGTTGGAAATAATGGATTGGAAGCTTTAGATTTAATTGAAGAAAAAGACCCAGATGTTGTAATTCTTGACATTATTATGCCTCATCTTGACGGTATTGGAGTATTGGAAGAATTAAAGGAAGACGGTAAAATCAATGATTTAAAGGTTATTATGTTGACTGCTTTTGGTCAAGAAGAATTGACACAGAAAGTAGTAGAGTTAGGAGCAAATTATTATATTCTGAAGCCGTTTGACTTAGAGAAATTAGTAGATCGAATTGAACAGTTGATGACTCCTGTTGGACAACAGGGTGGTGTAACTGCTACTGCTAATGCTACTACAGATAAGAGTCAGAATCTGGATGTAAGAATTACTGATATCATGCATGAAATTGGAGTTCCTGCTCATATTAAAGGTTATCTATATCTACGGGAAGCAATAGGGATGGTAGTAGAAGAAGTTGAATTATTGGGTGCTATTACTAAAGAATTATATCCCTTGGTTGCCCGCAAGTTTAATACAACGCCTAGTAGAGTGGAACGTGCAATTCGCCATGCTATAGAGGTAGCTTGGGAGCGTGGTAATACTGAGGCTATTAATAAATTATTTGGTCACTCTGTAAGTACCGAAAGCGGCAAACCGACTAATTCGCAGTTTATTGCCAAAATTGCTGATAAATTAAGATTAGAGATAAAGGCTAGTTGA